GCTCGAGCACTCCGGCATCGGGGTTGCCGCTCCCGATGGCCCGCATGTCGTCTGCCAATTGGCCGGTGGCGAACGGCGCGCTGCGCGCGAAGTAGGTCTTCGTGACGTCCGCGAGCTTGATCGGGAAGGCGTAGTTGCCCAGCCGCTCCAGCCCCGCCGAGAGCGCGTAGATCGGGTTGCCCTTGGTCGGCACCGAGCTGTGGCCGCCCACGTCGCGCGCCTCGAGCATGTAGGTGGTGTACATCTTCTCGGCCACCTGCATGCGGTGCAGGTTGGGCTTGCCGCCGCGCAGCTCGCCGCCGCCGCCTTCGTTGATGCCGAACTCCGCCTGCAGCAGCTCGGGCTTGTTGTTGATGAGCCAGAAGGCGCCGTTGCTGAGCGCGTCGCCGCGCTCTTCGTCTGCGGTGAGCGCCAGGATGATGTCGCGGCTGGGCTTGAAGCCTTCCTGCTTGAGCTGCCCCAGCACCGACACCAGCGCCGAAGCCATCGCCTTGTCGTCGATGGAGCCGCGCGCTGTGAAGTAGCCGCCGGTCTCCTGCAGCTTGAACGGATCGGTCTTCCAGTCTTCGCGCTTGGCCTCGACCACGTCGATGTGCGCCAGCAACAGCAGCGGCTTCTTGCTGCCGTTGCCCTTGAAGCGCAGCACGAGGTTGCCCTTCTTCGGGAAGGGTTCGAAGATCTGAATGTCGCCGGGCGCAAAGCCCGATTCGACGAGCCGTTTTTCCATCGCGCGCGCTGCCAGCGTGTTGTCGCCGACCGAATGGCTGGTGTTGATCTCGATCAACTCCTTGTAGATATCGTGAAAGCGCTGCTGCTGCGGCGTCAGCGACGGCGTCGTTTGCGCCGACGCCCCTGCGAGGGCACCCAGGGCCAGAGAAACCGCGAGCGCGGTTTTCGCTGTACCAAGGGAAACAAGGGAAAGCGGCGAACGACGACGGGTCTTCATGCGCATGGTTTCTCGCTCCGGATGTTGTGGTGCGGCCAGCATACCAAGCACCCACGCCCCGGAGGCGCCGAAGACGGGCACACTGCCACCCCATGCAATGGGACATCTTCTGCAAGGTCATCGACAACCACGGCGATCTCGGCGTGTGCTGGCGGCTGGCCAGCCAGTTGGCGGCGCTCGGCGAGCGC
The Variovorax paradoxus genome window above contains:
- a CDS encoding M20/M25/M40 family metallo-hydrolase; the protein is MRMKTRRRSPLSLVSLGTAKTALAVSLALGALAGASAQTTPSLTPQQQRFHDIYKELIEINTSHSVGDNTLAARAMEKRLVESGFAPGDIQIFEPFPKKGNLVLRFKGNGSKKPLLLLAHIDVVEAKREDWKTDPFKLQETGGYFTARGSIDDKAMASALVSVLGQLKQEGFKPSRDIILALTADEERGDALSNGAFWLINNKPELLQAEFGINEGGGGELRGGKPNLHRMQVAEKMYTTYMLEARDVGGHSSVPTKGNPIYALSAGLERLGNYAFPIKLADVTKTYFARSAPFATGQLADDMRAIGSGNPDAGVLERMTANPAYNAQLRTTCVATMVQAGHAENALPQSAKATVNCRILPHDDPEEIERLLTQAVGNDKIVVRNLGKPLRSPASPLNGDLVKTVESVTQAMWPGVPVVPAMSTGATDSRFMRNAGIPMYGVTGMFLDPADARAHGLDERIEIQRLYDGREFLYRLVSELAK